In the genome of Sphingopyxis sp. YF1, the window GGGCCGACGTCGCCTCGGCGCTCCGACAGCGGGGGCAGGGTGAATTGCGCGGTCGACAGCGCGTAGAACAGGTCCTCGCGGAAATGTCCCGCCTCGATCAGCTTGTCGAGCGGGCTGGCGCTGGTCGCGATGATGCGCACGTCGACGGTCTGGCGGATGCTGCCGCCGATCATCTGCACCTCGCCCGAATTGAGGAACTCGACGAGTTTCGCCTGCGTTTCGAGCGGGATGCACTCGACATGGTCGATGATGATGCTGCCGCCGTCGGCCTGCACGAGCCGGCCGACCTGGCGGTCGAAGGCGCCCGGAAAGGCGCCGCGTTCGTGGCCGAACAGCCCCGACCCGATCAGGCCGGGCGACACCGCCGAGCAATCGACCATGACGAGCTGGCCGCGCGCGCGCGGCGAGGCGCTGTGGATCGCGCGGGCAAAGACCTCCTTGCCGGTGCCGGGCTTGCCGTTGATCATCACCGGGACACGCGCGCGCGCCGCCTTGGCGGCGATCGCCAGCGCGCTGCGGAAATTGGGGCTCGATCCGATGATTTCCTCGAACGCCAGCGGCGCGCGGAGCTTTTCGGTGAGCGGGCGAAGTTCGCCCTGCGGGCCGTTTGGAGCGACGACGCGATCGAGCGCTTCGAGCAGCCGGTCGGGCGCGATCGGTTTCTGGACAAAGTCGCTCGCGCCGGCGCGCATCGCCGACACCGCAACCTCGACCCCGTTGCGCATCGTGATGACGATCAGCGGCAGGCCGGGGCGCCAGCGGCGCAGTTCGGCGACGAATTCGCCGATGTCCATGCCCGGGGTGCCCTGGTCGACGAGCACGGCGTCGAGCGCCATGCCTTCCTGCGTGCCGAGCTTGGCGAGCGCGGTGTCGGTGTCGCCCGCGGCGATGCTGCGCCAGCCGCCGCGCGCGACGAGCGCCGACAGGAAGCGCTGCTGCGCCGGCTCGCTGTCAACGATCATCACCATGCGGGTATCACGCGTGCTTGCCATGATGCCGAATATGTCCCCAGTTTGCGGCGCTTGTGCGCGCCGGTCCGCCTTCGTACGCCGGTTTAGCCCCGAGGGGTAAAGGCAGGATTAAGGCCGTTCGCCTCTAGCGCGCTCGGCGATAGGGGAAAAGCCGCACTTGAGCATCGCCGGAGGCGTGGCTAAGAGCGGCGCAAGGGCCGATTCTGGACGCCGCGCGGCGCGCGCGCGAACGGAGCATCGGCGACACGCAAAGGGGAAGAGCCATGGCGGAACAGCAGGAAATGAAGGCAGCGAACGAAACCTATTCGGGTTTTGTCGGCCTGATCAAATTCGGAACGATCGCCACCGTGATCGTTGCCGCGTTCGTCGTTCTCCTGATCTCCTGACCCGACCGGCATGCGCATCGCTGTCCTGAGGGAACTCGCCCCCGGCGAGACCCGTGTCGCCGCGACTCCGGAAACCGCGAAGAAATTCATCGGTCTGGGCGCAGAGGTTGCCGTCGAGGCAGGGGCAGGGGAGCAGGCGTCGATCGCCGATGCCGACTATGCCGCGGCAGGGGCGAGCGTGGGCAGCCGCGCCGACACGCTGAAGGGTGCGAACATCATCCTCGGCATTCAGGGCCCCGATCCGGCGAGCCTGTCGGGCTTTGCCGACGGTGCCTGGCTTGCCGCGGGGCTCAATCCGTTCGGTGAGCGCGCGCGCGTCGACGAATATGCGAAGCTCGGGCTCGAGGCGCTGGCGATGGAATTCATGCCGCGCATCACGCGCGCGCAGTCGATGGATATCCTGTCGAGCCAGGCGAATCTCGCCGGCTACAAGGCGGTGCTGATGGCGGCGAACGCCTATGGCCGCGCCTTTCCGATGATGATGACCGCCGCGGGTACCGTCAGCGCCGCCAAGGCGTTCGTGATGGGCGTCGGCGTCGCGGGGCTGCAGGCGATCGCCACCGCGCGGCGTCTGGGCGCACAGGTCAGCGCGACCGACGTGCGCGCCGCGACCAAGGAACAGATACTGAGCCTCGGCGCCAAGCCGATCTTCGTCGAGACCGTCGCGGGGATCGAGGGCGAGGGCGCGGGCGGCTATGCCACCGAAATGTCCGACGAATATAAGGCGGCGCAGGCCGAGCTCGTCTCGTCGCACATCGCCAAGCAGGACATCGTCATCACCACCGCGCTGATCCCGGGACGCCCCGCGCCGCGGCTGATCAGCGATGCGCAGCTGGCGACGATGCGCGCGGGCAGCGTGATCGTCGACATGGCCGCCGAAAGCGGCGGCAATGTCGAGGGTTCGGTCTCGGGCGAAGCGAAGAAGATCCACGGCGTCACCGTGATCGGCGCGCAGAATATCGCGGCGCTGATGCCCGCCGACACCAGCGCGCTGTTCAGCCGCAACCTGTTCAACTTCCTTTCGGCCTTCTGGGACAAGGAAGCCGGCAAGCCCGTGCTCGACGAGGAAATCGGGAGCGCGGTGCGGCTCACGCAGGGCGGCAAGGTCGTCAACGAGCGGTTGCTGGGGTGAGGCGCGCGCTGATCGGGGGGCTGGTCGCGGCGCTCGTCTCGGCGGGCGCCACGCCGGCGTTTGCGAAGACCAACGAAGACAAGTTCCGCTATCAGTTCAGCACTATTTTCGTTCCCGAAGCCTCGGCGAGCGAGGAGCGGTTGGTTGCCAAGCGGGATGCGTGGTTTTTTGGCCGCCGCACGCCGAGCCTGTCGGTGCGCGTGCTCGGCGACGTCGAGGTGCCCGACGCCGAATTCAGCGATGCGATCCGCAGCGGCGATATGATCATCCTGGCGCAAGGCAATGAGATTTACGGCTGTGAGCGCGATTCGCCGCAGGATACGCTCTGGACCATCTACAAGAAGCTGTGCCTCGCCGACTTCGACAAGGATGGCGCCTTCGAATCCTATTATCTGAACAACGACCATCCCTATGCGGATTTCCATGTCCAGACCGAGGAAAAGAAGGATTTCCGGCCGATGCCGCCGGTGCGATATGAACCCGTCCCGGTCCGCGCCTACGATGAGATGGACGATTATCAGTCCTTCTTCGGTGCTTATGTCGGCTCGAAATTCGCGATCTGTCTTGGCGCGCCCGTGAAGAATTTCGGGCCGATCTGCCTCACGGACGGCGCGAAGATCAAGCCCACGACGAGCTGGCAGACCTTTACCTATCGCGGCGGCATTTTTTCGGTGCGCGAGCATGGTCCCGATCAGTTGGCGATCCGGATCGAGAAGCCGTTCGATGCGTTCGAATATCCGGCCTTCGAACCCAAGCCATAGGGGCCGACAGCGGGAAGCTGGCGGAGACGAAAGATAGGACTTTTCAGCGCGGGCGATATCGATGCGGGCGGGGCGCAGGCCGAGTTTCAGGCTTGGCTGATCGAAGGCGAACAGGTGCTCGCGGCGTTCCGGACGATCCGCGACACGGTGCTGCTCACCAATTTCCGCTTCATCTTCGTCGATGTCCAGGGGCTGACAGGGTCGAAGAAGGATATCCAGAGCGTGCCGTGGCGCTCGGTGGCGCGTTTCTCCTTCGAAACTGCTGGCACCTTCGACATCGACACCGATATGAAGGTGTGGATTTCGGGCTTGGCGGTGCCGATCGAGGTCAAGGTTTCGCGCAAGAGCGATCCGCAGAAAATCCAGCATCTGATGGCGCGGCTGGTCATCGGCTGCTGAGACGAAGCGAGCCTCGCGCGGGGTGAATGGCGAGGCCCCCGATAAAAAATGGCCGATTTCAGCCTTTTCACGAAACTATCCCGGCTTAGGATGTGTCGAGGGTGTGAACCCTGACGTTCAACAGGCTGGAGATTGATTGATGTTGCGTGCGAAATTTTTCGCTGTTCCCGTGCTTGCTATGACCGCTGCCGCGCTGGCCGTTCCCGCGCAGGCGCGAACCGACGAAGAGGCCGCGTCGACCGCGGCCGAAGCCGATGCCGCCGCCGAGTCGATGGAAGGCAGCTGGAACATCGTCCAGAACACGACCAATTCGCCTGAGCATACGACGCTCGCCAAGGCACTCGCCGCTGCCGGGCTGACCGGGACGCTGAGCGGCGCCGGACCCTTCACCGTGTTTGCGCCGACCGACGCGGCCTTTGCCGCGGTGCCGCAACCGATGACCGACTATATCATGAGCCCCGACAACAAATGGGCGCTCGAACAAGTGCTGACCTATCATGTCGTGCCCGGCACGGTCACCGCGGAGGATCTGTACAAGAAGATCAAGACCGGTGGTGGCAAGGCGGTGCTCAAGACCGTCGAAGGTCAGGAGATCAGCTTTACCGAGGTGCAGGGCAATATCCGCGTCGAGGGCACGATGGGCAGCTCGGGCTATGTCACCCAGCCCGACGTTGCGCAGTCGAACGGTACCGTGCACGTCCTCAACGGCGTGTTGATTCCGACGATCACGCCGCCCGCCGCGCCCGCCGCCGATGCCGCCGAACCGGCGGCCGAAGCAGCGCCCGCAGCCGAGGCAATGCCGGCGACCTGATCGCCTGCGACATATTATGTCGTTTCGGCCCCGCATTCCGCCAGCCGGCGAATGCGGGGCCGTCTTTTTGTGGTCTTGGGAGTCGACAGGGTGGCAGCGGCGCGGCAAGAGGTGCGCTCGCGGAATCAGCAGGGGAGCCGCCGTGGATTTCATCTCAATTTTCTCGATCTTCGTCCTGGCGTGTTTCGTCGGTTATTTCGTCGTCTGGTCGGTGACCCCGGCGCTGCACACGCCGCTGATGAGCGTCACCAACGCGATTTCGTCGGTGATCATCGTCGGCGCGCTGATCGCGAGCGCCGCGGCGGGTTCGGCCTCGTCGAAATGGCTCGGCCTTGCCGCCGTCGTGATGGCGAGCGTCAATATCTTTGGCGGCTTCGCCGTGACGTCGCGCATGCTCGCGATGTACAAGAAGAAGGGACGCTGAGATGGACGTCCAAGCGATCCTTTCGGCCGCGACCGGCGGCCATGGCGCGGTAAATCCGTACGCGGCCATCGCCTATCTGGTGTCGGGCATTCTTTTCATTCTCGCGCTGCGCGGCCTGTCGAGCCCGGCGACGGCGCAGAGCGGCAACCGTTTCGGCATGCTCGGCATGACGATCGCGGTTGTCACCACCTTGCTGACGCACATGCCGGGCGGCGGTGCGAACCTGGGCGCGAACAGCATTTCGATGACGATCGATGTGACCGCGCTCGCCGAAATTCTCGCTGCGATCGCTATCGGCGCGGTCATCGGCATCGTGATGGCGCGCAAGATCGCCATGACCGCGATGCCGCAGCTCGTCGCGGCCTTCCACAGCCTCGTCGGTCTGGCCGCCGTTGCCGTCGCCGCAGCCGCCTATCTCAATCCGGGCGCCTTCGGCATTGCCGACGCGGCGGGACAGATTCACACGGTCAGCCGCGTCGAAATGGGGCTCGGTATCGCGATCGGTGCGATCACCTTCTCGGGGTCGGTCATCGCCTTTCTCAAATTGAACGGCAACATGTCGGGTTCGCCGATCATGCTGCCGGGGCGTCACATCATCAACCTCGGCACGCTCGCCGCGATCGTCGCGCTGACCGCTTATTTCACGCAGGACCAGTCGCCGTGGGTGTTCTGGACGATCACGGGGCTCAGCTTCGCGATCGGCTTCCTGCTGATCATCCCGATCGGCGGCGCCGACATGCCGGTCGTCGTGTCGATGCTCAACAGCTATTCGGGCTGGGCGGCGGCGGCGATGGGCTTCACGCTCGGCAACACCGCGATGATCATCACCGGCGCGCTCGTCGGTTCGTCGGGTGCGATCCTGTCGTACATCATGTGTCGCGCGATGAACCGCAGCTTCATCAGCGTGATCGCAGGCGGCTTCGGCGCCGACGCGGCGGCGGGCGACGGCGGCGGCAAGGAACAGCGCCCGTGGAAGCCGGGCAGCGCCGACGATGCCGCCTTCCTGATGAGCCAGGCCGAAAATGTCATCATCGTCCCCGGCTACGGCATGGCGGTGGCGCAGGCACAGCACGCGCTGCGCGAAATGGCCGACCTGCTCAAGAAAGAGGGCGTGAACGTCAAATATGCGATCCACCCGGTTGCGGGGCGCATGCCCGGGCACATGAACGTGCTGCTCGCCGAAGCGAATGTGCCCTATGACGAGGTGTTCGAGCTCGAGGACATCAACGGCGAGTTCGCGCAGTGCGATGTCGCCTTCGTCATCGGCGCGAACGACGTGACCAACCCGTCGGCAAAGACCGACAAGACGTCGCCGATCTATGGCATGCCCGTGCTCGACGTCGAAAAGGCGAAGACCGTGCTGTTCGTGAAGCGGTCGATGGGCGGGGTCGGTTATGCCGGCGTCGACAACGACGTCTTCTACATGGACCAGACGATGATGCTGCTCGGCGACGCCAAGAAGATGGCCGACGACATCGTCAAGGCGCTCAACGGCGGCGGGCACTGACGCTTCGTCGCAACTTTTGCATCCGCCGCTTGTCGGGGGACGCGAGTTTTTCTAGCCATGACCGGGACCGGGCCACCAAAGGCCCGGTCCCGTTGCATTTGGGAGGCATGTTTTGCGCAAGATCGGTCTGATCGGGGGAATGAGCTGGGCGTCGACCGAGCTTTATTACCGCCATCTCAACAAGGGTGTGCAGAAGCGCATCGGCACCTCCTGTTCGGCGCCGATCCTGCTCGAAAGCCTCAACTATTGCGAACTGTCACGGCTGACTACGCCCGAGCAGTGGGACAATGCGAAGGCCATCCTGATCGCGTCGGCGCAGCGGCTCGAAGCCGCGGGCGCGACCGCGCTGATGATCGCCGCCAACTCGATGCACAAGGTCGCCGAAGAGATCGGTGCGGCGATCTCGATTCCGATCCTCCACATCGTCGACGAGACGGGGGAGAAGATGCGCGCCGACGGCATCAAGTCGGCGGCGGTGATCGGGACGCGCAACGTGATGACCGAACCCTGGTTCCGCCAGCGGCTCGTGCGCCACGGGCTGACGCTCGCGCCCTATGACGCCAGTCGCGCCGAAGAGATCGATCGCATCATCTATGACGAACTGATGCAGGGCAAGGCGACCGAAAATTCACGCCGTACCATGCGCACCTTCATCACCGACATCGCCAAGCAGGATGTTCAGGCGCTTGTGCTTGCGTGCACCGAACTGGTGATGCTGGTCGACCCCGACGCCAATATCCTGCCGATCTATGACACGACGCGCATCCATGTCGCGGCGGGGGTCGACTGGATCCTCGGCGACGCGCCCTGACGGTGCTTCTTCCGGCTTCCGCGCGCGATCGGGAATAAAAAATGGCCCGGCGCGGGGCCGGGCCAAGAGGAGTTCCCGAGGAGGAAGATTTATTCGGCCGGGACCGGGGTCCGGCCGGTGATCAGTCCGTCGCGCTTGGTGCCGTCGGCCTGCATCGGGTCGTGCGCGACGTCGCTGGCATCGAAATCCTTGGTCCACGCCGCCAGTTCGAGGCAGACGCCATCGGGATCGAAGAAATAGATCGAGCGGACGAACACGCCGGGGTGCAGTTCCTCGGCCAGGTTGGTTTCGGAATCGTCGTGGTTCAGCACGCCCGAAACCTTGACCCCCTTTTCGACGAGGCGATTGCAATAATCGTCGAACTTTTCGGCCGCGACATTGATCGCGATATGGTTCATCGAACCGTGCGCCGACATGAAATTGCCCTCGCCGGGCAGCGCTTCGGGCGCCGAGATGCCCGGTGCCGCGGCGGGCGCGTCCTTGAACCAGAAGAAGGCCAGCGCGTCGCCGTTGCCGACGTCGAAGAAGAAATGCTGGCCGCGGCCGCCGGGCAGTTCGAGCGTCTTGATCAGCGGCATGCCCAGAATGTCGCGGTAGAATTCCACCGTCTTGGCCATGTCCTTGCACACCAGCGCCAGGTGATTGACGCCGCGAAAATCAAACTCGGTATTGCTTGCAGCCATGATCCGTCTCCTTTGTCGCAAATCAGTTGGTGATGCTGGGGCGCGCCTTCATCCGCTCGTACCAGGCGGCGACGTGCGTGTGCGCGGGGTCGATCGGCTGGCCGACGCCCGCGCCGAAATCGAGGAAAGCGAAGAGCATCAGGTCGGCGAGCGTCAGCCGGTCGCCCGCGATGAAGTCGCGGCCCGCGATCTGCGCGTCGAGCCAGGCGACGCCGTCCTGCGCGACCGCTTTCAGCCCCTCCGCCGCTTCGGGAAGGCAGCGCATGCGGCTTTCGAACAGCGGCAGGCCCTCGGCGTAGCGGAAGCCGTTGGTGAGCGGCTCGCAAATCTTGAGGTCGATCCGGCGCGTCCACATGCGCGTCCGTGCACGCTCTTCGGGGGTCGTGCCGATCAGCGGGGTTTCGGGGAAAATCTCTTCGAGATATTCGCAGATCGCGATGATCTCGCCGAGGAACGAGCCGTCATCGAGTTCGAGCGCGGGGGTCTGCCCTGCCGGATTGACCGTGACATTATAGGGAGGGCGCCGGTTTTCGCCGCCGCGCAGGTCGACCATGACCTCGGGGATCTCGATACCCTTTTCGGCCATGAACAGCGTCACGACGCGCGGGTTGGGGCCGACACTATTATAATATTTCATCTTGTCCTCTCGCCGAGTCTTTTATCATCCCGGGCGATAACCGTCAATTAAATTGACGATTATCGCCCGGGTTAGCCGAGCTGATCCGTGCGGGGCCCGCCGCTGCCGTTTACTGGCCCGCGGGACGCGGCGCGCTGAGGAAGTCGGCGGCGCTGAAGCCCTCGGGCGCCGCGACCTCGACGATCGGATCCTCGCGCGCGTCATATTCCATGCGCAGCGCACGGGTGATCACCGCGTGCATGTCGTAGAGGCAGGTGATGTAGGTGAATTCGAAGATCTGCTCGT includes:
- a CDS encoding sigma-54 dependent transcriptional regulator, with amino-acid sequence MASTRDTRMVMIVDSEPAQQRFLSALVARGGWRSIAAGDTDTALAKLGTQEGMALDAVLVDQGTPGMDIGEFVAELRRWRPGLPLIVITMRNGVEVAVSAMRAGASDFVQKPIAPDRLLEALDRVVAPNGPQGELRPLTEKLRAPLAFEEIIGSSPNFRSALAIAAKAARARVPVMINGKPGTGKEVFARAIHSASPRARGQLVMVDCSAVSPGLIGSGLFGHERGAFPGAFDRQVGRLVQADGGSIIIDHVECIPLETQAKLVEFLNSGEVQMIGGSIRQTVDVRIIATSASPLDKLIEAGHFREDLFYALSTAQFTLPPLSERRGDVGPLARHLLARIGGLPGMGPIGVTDDALRLLAAYAWPGNVRQLQDVLFRAAVGSTTDVLTSADFRAIEAALGGSAAGQGDVAINGEAIGVTLYLPDGNLRPLEEIEADVIRLAIGHYRGRMSEVARRLGIGRSTLYRKLSDLGIDTAA
- a CDS encoding aa3-type cytochrome c oxidase subunit IV; translated protein: MAEQQEMKAANETYSGFVGLIKFGTIATVIVAAFVVLLIS
- a CDS encoding NAD(P) transhydrogenase subunit alpha; the encoded protein is MRIAVLRELAPGETRVAATPETAKKFIGLGAEVAVEAGAGEQASIADADYAAAGASVGSRADTLKGANIILGIQGPDPASLSGFADGAWLAAGLNPFGERARVDEYAKLGLEALAMEFMPRITRAQSMDILSSQANLAGYKAVLMAANAYGRAFPMMMTAAGTVSAAKAFVMGVGVAGLQAIATARRLGAQVSATDVRAATKEQILSLGAKPIFVETVAGIEGEGAGGYATEMSDEYKAAQAELVSSHIAKQDIVITTALIPGRPAPRLISDAQLATMRAGSVIVDMAAESGGNVEGSVSGEAKKIHGVTVIGAQNIAALMPADTSALFSRNLFNFLSAFWDKEAGKPVLDEEIGSAVRLTQGGKVVNERLLG
- a CDS encoding PH domain-containing protein, with the translated sequence MGLFSAGDIDAGGAQAEFQAWLIEGEQVLAAFRTIRDTVLLTNFRFIFVDVQGLTGSKKDIQSVPWRSVARFSFETAGTFDIDTDMKVWISGLAVPIEVKVSRKSDPQKIQHLMARLVIGC
- a CDS encoding fasciclin domain-containing protein, giving the protein MTAAALAVPAQARTDEEAASTAAEADAAAESMEGSWNIVQNTTNSPEHTTLAKALAAAGLTGTLSGAGPFTVFAPTDAAFAAVPQPMTDYIMSPDNKWALEQVLTYHVVPGTVTAEDLYKKIKTGGGKAVLKTVEGQEISFTEVQGNIRVEGTMGSSGYVTQPDVAQSNGTVHVLNGVLIPTITPPAAPAADAAEPAAEAAPAAEAMPAT
- a CDS encoding proton-translocating transhydrogenase family protein, with product MDFISIFSIFVLACFVGYFVVWSVTPALHTPLMSVTNAISSVIIVGALIASAAAGSASSKWLGLAAVVMASVNIFGGFAVTSRMLAMYKKKGR
- a CDS encoding NAD(P)(+) transhydrogenase (Re/Si-specific) subunit beta, with protein sequence MDVQAILSAATGGHGAVNPYAAIAYLVSGILFILALRGLSSPATAQSGNRFGMLGMTIAVVTTLLTHMPGGGANLGANSISMTIDVTALAEILAAIAIGAVIGIVMARKIAMTAMPQLVAAFHSLVGLAAVAVAAAAYLNPGAFGIADAAGQIHTVSRVEMGLGIAIGAITFSGSVIAFLKLNGNMSGSPIMLPGRHIINLGTLAAIVALTAYFTQDQSPWVFWTITGLSFAIGFLLIIPIGGADMPVVVSMLNSYSGWAAAAMGFTLGNTAMIITGALVGSSGAILSYIMCRAMNRSFISVIAGGFGADAAAGDGGGKEQRPWKPGSADDAAFLMSQAENVIIVPGYGMAVAQAQHALREMADLLKKEGVNVKYAIHPVAGRMPGHMNVLLAEANVPYDEVFELEDINGEFAQCDVAFVIGANDVTNPSAKTDKTSPIYGMPVLDVEKAKTVLFVKRSMGGVGYAGVDNDVFYMDQTMMLLGDAKKMADDIVKALNGGGH
- a CDS encoding amino acid racemase — its product is MRKIGLIGGMSWASTELYYRHLNKGVQKRIGTSCSAPILLESLNYCELSRLTTPEQWDNAKAILIASAQRLEAAGATALMIAANSMHKVAEEIGAAISIPILHIVDETGEKMRADGIKSAAVIGTRNVMTEPWFRQRLVRHGLTLAPYDASRAEEIDRIIYDELMQGKATENSRRTMRTFITDIAKQDVQALVLACTELVMLVDPDANILPIYDTTRIHVAAGVDWILGDAP
- a CDS encoding VOC family protein, coding for MAASNTEFDFRGVNHLALVCKDMAKTVEFYRDILGMPLIKTLELPGGRGQHFFFDVGNGDALAFFWFKDAPAAAPGISAPEALPGEGNFMSAHGSMNHIAINVAAEKFDDYCNRLVEKGVKVSGVLNHDDSETNLAEELHPGVFVRSIYFFDPDGVCLELAAWTKDFDASDVAHDPMQADGTKRDGLITGRTPVPAE
- a CDS encoding glutathione S-transferase, which encodes MKYYNSVGPNPRVVTLFMAEKGIEIPEVMVDLRGGENRRPPYNVTVNPAGQTPALELDDGSFLGEIIAICEYLEEIFPETPLIGTTPEERARTRMWTRRIDLKICEPLTNGFRYAEGLPLFESRMRCLPEAAEGLKAVAQDGVAWLDAQIAGRDFIAGDRLTLADLMLFAFLDFGAGVGQPIDPAHTHVAAWYERMKARPSITN